A portion of the Meriones unguiculatus strain TT.TT164.6M chromosome 14, Bangor_MerUng_6.1, whole genome shotgun sequence genome contains these proteins:
- the Lyrm1 gene encoding LYR motif-containing protein 1 isoform X4, giving the protein MFSDLNVKYLGESEAHDFPPATLVGPKMTTRQEVLILYRSIFRLARKWQAASGQMEDTIKEKQYIRNEARTLFQKNKNLTDPELIKLCIQECTARIEIGLHYQIPYPRPIHLPPMSLIPLRGRRLQTQEKLRKLSKPLYLKSHDEVS; this is encoded by the exons ATGTTTTCAGACTTAAATGTAAAGTACCTGGGAGAGAGTGAAGCCCATG ATTTTCCTCCAGCTACTCTGGTGGGTCCGAAGATGACAACACGGCAAGAAGTCCTGATCCTCTACCGAAGCATTTTCAGGCTTGCACGGAAATGGCAGGCGGCATCAGGGCAGATGGAAGACACCATCAAAGAAAAACAGTACATacgaaatgaagccagaacactgttccagaaaaacaaaaat CTCACAGACCCAGAGCTGATTAAACTATGTATACAGGAATGCACAGCCAGAATTGAGATTGGACTGCATTACCAGATCCCTTATCCACGGCCA ATTCATCTGCCTCCAATGAGTCTCATCCCACTACGAGGGCGGAGACTTCAAACCCAGGAGAAACTGAGAAAACTTTCCAAACCATTGTATCTGAAGTCTCATGATGAAGTTTCCTAA
- the Lyrm1 gene encoding LYR motif-containing protein 1 isoform X5: MDGVVYFPPATLVGPKMTTRQEVLILYRSIFRLARKWQAASGQMEDTIKEKQYIRNEARTLFQKNKNLTDPELIKLCIQECTARIEIGLHYQIPYPRPIHLPPMSLIPLRGRRLQTQEKLRKLSKPLYLKSHDEVS, encoded by the exons ATGGATGGTGTTGTGT ATTTTCCTCCAGCTACTCTGGTGGGTCCGAAGATGACAACACGGCAAGAAGTCCTGATCCTCTACCGAAGCATTTTCAGGCTTGCACGGAAATGGCAGGCGGCATCAGGGCAGATGGAAGACACCATCAAAGAAAAACAGTACATacgaaatgaagccagaacactgttccagaaaaacaaaaat CTCACAGACCCAGAGCTGATTAAACTATGTATACAGGAATGCACAGCCAGAATTGAGATTGGACTGCATTACCAGATCCCTTATCCACGGCCA ATTCATCTGCCTCCAATGAGTCTCATCCCACTACGAGGGCGGAGACTTCAAACCCAGGAGAAACTGAGAAAACTTTCCAAACCATTGTATCTGAAGTCTCATGATGAAGTTTCCTAA
- the Lyrm1 gene encoding LYR motif-containing protein 1 isoform X1, protein MTTRQEVLILYRSIFRLARKWQAASGQMEDTIKEKQYIRNEARTLFQKNKNLTDPELIKLCIQECTARIEIGLHYQIPYPRPIHLPPMSLIPLRGRRLQTQEKLRKLSKPLYLKSHDEVS, encoded by the exons ATGACAACACGGCAAGAAGTCCTGATCCTCTACCGAAGCATTTTCAGGCTTGCACGGAAATGGCAGGCGGCATCAGGGCAGATGGAAGACACCATCAAAGAAAAACAGTACATacgaaatgaagccagaacactgttccagaaaaacaaaaat CTCACAGACCCAGAGCTGATTAAACTATGTATACAGGAATGCACAGCCAGAATTGAGATTGGACTGCATTACCAGATCCCTTATCCACGGCCA ATTCATCTGCCTCCAATGAGTCTCATCCCACTACGAGGGCGGAGACTTCAAACCCAGGAGAAACTGAGAAAACTTTCCAAACCATTGTATCTGAAGTCTCATGATGAAGTTTCCTAA